Proteins found in one Populus alba chromosome 14, ASM523922v2, whole genome shotgun sequence genomic segment:
- the LOC118041277 gene encoding cytochrome P450 704C1-like, whose amino-acid sequence MASIDALSNPLKFSALVLILSIFIVQLFIRKLNKKQKKYKYHPVAGTVFTQLLHFNRVHHYMTNLAGKYKTYRLRAPFRSEIYTVDPVNVEYILKTNFENYGKGDHNYDNLSGLLGDGIFTVDGHKWRQQRKVSSYEFSTKVLRDFSSVIFRKNVAKLANIVSDAAKANQSMDIQDLFMKSTLDSIFKVGFGVELDSMCGSNEEGVKFTSAFDDASALTLWRYVDVFWKIKRFLNIGSEAALKKNVKVVNDFVYKLINKKIELMRTSKEVSSLKKDDILSRFLQVTENDPTYLRDIILNFVIAGKDTTATALSWFIYMLCKNPAVQNKIAQEVREATKVKEITDYAEFAASINEEALEKMNYLHAAISETLRLYPSVPVDGKICFSDDTLPDGFNVRKGDMVAYQPYAMGRMKFIWGDDAEEYKPERWLKDGVFQQESPFKFTAFQAGPRICLGKEFAYRQMKIFAAVLVTSFTFKLADEKKPVNYRTMINLHVDGGLHVFALHRNTT is encoded by the exons ATGGCCTCCATTGATGCTCTTTCAAATCCACTCAAATTCTCAGCTTTAGTTCTAATCCTATCTATATTCATAGTCCAACTCTTCATtagaaaattgaacaaaaagcagaaaaaatacAAGTACCATCCAGTTGCAGGAACGGTGTTTACCCAACTTCTCCACTTCAACAGGGTGCATCATTACATGACTAATCTTGCTGGGAAATACAAGACTTACAGGCTGCGCGCCCCTTTCAGAAGTGAGATTTACACTGTTGACCCTGTAAATGTTGAGTACATACTCAAAACcaactttgaaaattatggcaag GGGGACCATAATTACGACAATTTAAGTGGGTTGCTAGGTGATGGAATTTTCACTGTTGATGGTCACAAATGGCGCCAACAAAGAAAGGTTTCGAGCTATGAGTTCTCCACAAAGGTTTTGAGGGACTTCAGCAGTGTGATCTTCAGGAAGAATGTGGCAAAACTTGCTAATATAGTGTCTGATGCTGCAAAAGCTAACCAGTCAATGGACATACAG GACCTGTTTATGAAATCAACCTTAGATTCGATATTCAAAGTTGGATTTGGGGTTGAGCTAGACAGCATGTGTGGATCAAATGAAGAAGGTGTCAAATTTACCAGTGCTTTTGATGATGCAAGTGCGTTGACCCTTTGGCGATATGTTGACGTGTTCTGGAAAATCAAGAGGTTTTTGAATATTGGATCGGAAGCTGCATTGAAGAAAAACGTCAAAGTGGTTAATGATTTTGTGTATAaactaatcaataaaaaaattgagctaaTGCGTACCTCAAAAGAAGTTTCTTCT TTAAAGAAAGATGACATTTTATCAAGGTTCCTGCAAGTGACGGAGAATGATCCAACATACTTACGGgatataattctcaattttgtGATTGCTGGAAAAGACACAACAGCAACTGCTCTATCATGGTTCATCTACATGTTGTGCAAGAATCCAGCTGTGCAGAATAAGATTGCACAAGAAGTAAGAGAAGCAACTAAAGTGAAAGAGATTACAGACTATGCAGAATTTGCAGCCAGTATTAATGAAGAAGCTCTAGAAAAGATGAATTATCTCCATGCAGCAATTTCTGAAACTCTTAGACTGTATCCATCTGTGCCTGTG GATGGGAAGATTTGCTTTTCTGATGACACTCTACCAGATGGCTTTAatgtgagaaagggagatatGGTGGCTTACCAACCCTATGCAATGGGCAGGATGAAGTTCATATGGGGCGATGATGCTGAGGAATACAAACCTGAAAGATGGCTCAAGGATGGCGTGTTTCAGCAAGAAAGCCCTTTCAAGTTTACAGCTTTCCAG GCAGGGCCACGGATATGTCTTGGGAAGGAATTTGCTTATAGGCAGATGAAGATCTTCGCGGCTGTCTTGGTGACCAGTTTCACTTTTAAACTCGCTGATGAAAAGAAACCAGTCAATTACAGGACGATGATTAATCTTCATGTTGATGGAGGCCTCCATGTTTTTGCCCTCCACAGAAACACTACTTAG
- the LOC118041276 gene encoding cytochrome P450 704C1-like yields MASIDSLSNPFTLSALVLILSIFIVQLSIRKLNKKQEKHKYHPVGGTVFNQLLHFNRLHDYMTDLAGKYKTYRLIAPFRSEVYTADPVNVEYILKTNFENYGKGDLNYNNLSGLLGDGIFTVDGDKWRQQRKVSSYEFSTKVLRDFSSVVFRKNVAKLANIVSEAAKANQSMDIQDLFMKSTLDSIFKVAFGVELDSMCGSNEEGVKFTSAFDDASALTLWRYVDVFWKIKRFLNIGSEAALKKNVKVVNDFVYKLINKKIELIRNSEEVSSLKKDDILSRFLQVTENDPTYLRDIILNFVIAGKDTTAAALSWLIYMLCKHPAVQNKIAQEVKEATKVNEITDFAEFAASINEEALEKMNYLHAAITETLRLYPSVPVDAKVCFSDDTLPDGFNVRKGDMVAYQPYAMGRMKFIWGDDAEEYKPERWLNEDGVFQQESPFKFTAFQAGPRICLGKEFAYRQMKIFAAVLLGSFIFKLADERKPVNYRTMINLHVDGGLHVCALHRDGA; encoded by the exons ATGGCCTCCATTGACTCTCTCTCTAATCCATTCACCCTCTCAGCTTTAGTTCTGATCCTATCTATATTCATAGTCCAACTCTCCATTAGAAAGTTGAACAAAAAGCAGGAAAAACACAAGTACCATCCAGTTGGCGGCACGGTGTTTAACCAACTTCTCCACTTCAACAGGTTGCATGATTACATGACTGATCTTGCTGGGAAATACAAGACTTACAGGCTGATCGCCCCCTTCAGAAGTGAGGTTTACACTGCTGATCCTGTAAATGTTGAGTACATACTCAAAACCAACTTCGAAAATTATGGCAAG GGGGACCTTAATTACAACAATCTAAGTGGGTTACTGGGTGATGGAATTTTCACTGTTGACGGTGACAAATGGCGCCAGCAAAGAAAGGTTTCGAGCTATGAGTTCTCCACAAAGGTTTTGAGGGACTTTAGCAGTGTGGTCTTCAGGAAGAATGTGGCAAAACTTGCTAATATAGTGTCTGAAGCTGCCAAAGCTAACCAGTCAATGGACATACAG GATCTGTTTATGAAATCAACCTTAGATTCGATATTCAAAGTTGCATTTGGGGTTGAGCTAGACAGCATGTGTGGATCAAATGAAGAAGGTGTCAAATTTACCAGTGCTTTTGATGATGCAAGTGCATTGACCCTTTGGCGATATGTTGACGTGTTCTGGAAAATCAAGAGGTTTTTGAATATTGGATCGGAAGCTGCGTTGAAGAAAAACGTCAAAGTGGTTAATGATTTTGtgtataaactaataaataaaaaaattgagctaaTTCGTAACTCAGAAGAAGTTTCTTCT TTAAAGAAAGATGACATTTTATCAAGGTTCCTGCAAGTGACCGAGAATGATCCAACATACTTACGGGacataattctcaattttgTGATTGCTGGAAAAGACACAACAGCAGCTGCTCTATCATGGTTAATCTACATGTTGTGCAAGCATCCAGCTGTGCAGAATAAGATTGCACAAGAAGTAAAAGAAGCAACTAAAGTGAACGAGATTACAGACTTTGCAGAATTTGCAGCCAGTATTAATGAAGAAGCTCTAGAAAAGATGAACTATCTTCATGCAGCAATTACTGAAACTCTTAGACTGTATCCATCTGTGCCTGTG GATGCGAAGGTTTGCTTTTCTGATGACACTCTACCAGATGGCTTTAatgtgagaaagggagatatGGTGGCTTACCAACCCTATGCAATGGGCAGGATGAAGTTCATATGGGGCGATGATGCTGAGGAATACAAGCCTGAAAGATGGCTCAATGAGGATGGCGTGTTTCAGCAAGAAAGCCCTTTCAAGTTCACAGCTTTCCAG GCAGGGCCACGGATATGTCTTGGGAAGGAATTTGCTTATAGGCAGATGAAGATCTTCGCGGCTGTCTTGTTGGGCAGTTTCATTTTTAAACTCGCTGATGAAAGGAAACCTGTCAATTACAGGACAATGATTAATCTTCATGTTGATGGAGGCCTCCATGTCTGTGCCCTCCACAGAGACGGTGCTTAG
- the LOC118041274 gene encoding uncharacterized protein: protein MGGKGRRRREKNYRAAHGGSHSLLPPPPKSSQVDALPSKLRKLISLTSQLHDDSAKNSISGQENTKQKVGDAKKKRAHEEGNEATMVKDEGVEEIVEGSGDEKRKKKKKKKQVNDLRFEMGLHKSKTAEKRRERKKKYLEAKKKKNKKPEERQDFPGCEQIQFGDVVQAPPKLTAPSKFLKNVNDASRERLRLQAIEAYRSRRGWTSRPGLHLPPPVTTTMSLQ from the exons atgggaggtaaaggaagaagaagaagagagaaaaactaCAGAGCGGCGCATGGAGGATCCCATTCTCTACTACCTCCCCCACCTAAATCCTCCCAAGTGGACGCTCTCCCTTCCAAACTCCGCAAACTCATCTCTTTAACCTCTCAGCTTCACGACG actCTGCTAAAAACTCAATTTCCGGTCAGGAGAATACGAAACAAAAAGTCGGTGATGCTAAGAAA aaacgaGCTCATGAGGAAGGGAATGAAGCTACAATGGTGAAAGATGAAGGTGTCGAAGAAATCGTGGAGGGTAGTGGAGatgaaaagaggaagaagaagaaaaagaaaaagcaagtaAATGATCTTAGGTTTGAAATGGGATTGCATAAATCAAAAACTGCTGAGAAACGCCGCGAGCGCAAGAAAAA GTATTTGgaagcaaagaagaagaaaaacaagaaacccGAGGAGAGGCAGGACTTTCCTGGATGTGAGCAGATACAATTTGGAGATGTGGTCCAAGCTCCCCCAAAGCTTACTGCCCCTTCTAAG TTCCTTAAGAATGTCAATGACGCATCTCGGGAAAGGCTTCGTTTACAAGCTATTGAGGCCTACAGGAGTCGCAGAGGGTGGACTTCCAGACCAGGGCTTCATCTTCCACCTCCTGTGACCACAACAATGTCATTGCAATGA